From the genome of Salvelinus alpinus chromosome 19, SLU_Salpinus.1, whole genome shotgun sequence, one region includes:
- the nkx3-1 gene encoding homeobox protein Nkx-3.1 — MSETVKPLTSFFIEDILSIKEKTRLNVRCSSSHKSKEGYAQWNNQQHDQVSQSAELCAKHTAFGARKDSIASSSSSIPDAMKSFTSAGKQKRSRAAFSHLQVLELETKFNHQKYLSAPERANLANTLRLTETQIKIWFQNRRYKTKRKQQATEYCKNLFQKSEGLNTEDDLVRASLLTTLYKTYQFRPYVYDFNRTWTPTLW, encoded by the exons ATGTCGGAGACTGTCAAGCCACTAACTTCATTTTTCATCGAGGACATCTTGTCCATTAAAGAAAAGACACGGCTAAACGTAAGGTGCTCTTCTTCACACAAGTCCAAGGAGGGATACGCTCAATGGAATAACCAACAGCACGATCAGGTATCACAGTCAGCGGAACTTTGCGCAAAGCATACCGCATTTGGAGCGCGGAAAG ATTCCATTGCCAGCTCTAGTTCCAGTATCCCAGATGCTATGAAAAGTTTTACATCAGCGGGCAAACAGAAACgctcgcgcgctgccttttcgcATCTGCAAGTGCTAGAACTGGAGACTAAATTTAACCACCAGAAGTACCTGTCCGCTCCTGAAAGAGCCAATCTTGCTAACACGTTGAGATTGACGGAGACGCAAATTAAAATCTGGTTTCAGAACAGAAGATACAAAACCAAACGCAAGCAGCAAGCTACGGAGTACTGTAAGAATTTATTTCAAAAGTCAGAAGGACTAAATACAGAGGACGATTTAGTCAGAGCATCACTTCTCACCACGTTGTACAAAACATATCAATTCCGACCATATGTGTATGACTTTAATCGCACATGGACACCAACACTGTGGTGA